Within the Piliocolobus tephrosceles isolate RC106 chromosome 15, ASM277652v3, whole genome shotgun sequence genome, the region AAAGAATGgtatgtaggccgggcgcggtggctcaagcctgtaatcccagcactttgggaggccgagacgggcggatcacgaggtcaggagatcgagaccatcctggctaacatggcgaaaccccgtctctactaaaaaatacaaaaaaaaaaaactagccaggcgaggtggcgggtgcctgtagtcccagctacttgggaggctgaggcaggagaatggcataaacctgggaggcggagcttgcagtgagctgagatctggccactgcactccagcctgggtgacagagcgagactccgtctcaaaaaaaaaaaaaaaagtatgtaaaaaaattaaagaggcaGAGATGTCAAAATAGGTCTATCTTCAACTGTACTGCTCAAACTTAAAAATCAAGGTTAATAAATCAAGGTTAATAATTAGCAACTCTTAACACTCCTTGGAGGTCTTTATGCTTAATAATTTGCTAAAAGTAAGTTGTCCTTTTTGGCTCACCTTTTTCAATAACTTTGGGTTTACCACTTTATTAGGTATGTTGTCCTGTGTTAGACAAAGAAGGACTCAAAGTGGGGGTGGGGTATCAAAACTCTTCTTCAGTAATCACTAAAACTACAGCCCAATGAATGTAGGAATGTTTAATCCTATGAGGGCTCAgtatatgctttttaattttttcctgctttttctctcATGTGAATAACTGTCACTGTGATTATCCCTTGTAACGTTTACCTTGGCTACCTTAAAATTTTGGGTATGTTAAACCAGAAAACCGAGGTTAACTATGTATACAAGTAAAATCAGAAAGTGTTACCTGTGAACTGGCAGATCTGCATTAGGCATTAGCAGAAATGCAAAACCTTAATTAAGTTCCGCCCCACACCTACTGAAGtagaatcttcattttaacaagattccctGGGGATTCATATACACATTAAGGTTTCAGAACTCCTGCTCTAATGAAGGACCAACTATGAGCCTCTATTGTAGAATAAAGCTTAAAAAGGATTTCCAACAGCTATTTCAAGCCCTAAGACCTTAGGTTCTGTATAGTTGAGATATTACCTACAGGTAACCAGGATATTACCACATCTGAGTAACTGCCATATGTTCAGCTAAAAACGAGATGGAAAGTCTAATCTTGCCTGTTATTTGCCGTTTCTGGGGGTTACTAACTAGGAAAGTTAATACAcactccaaaagaaaaatgaaatatccaagAGAAATCTTCTATCTTTAACTTACCACCATTCCAATATTGTTCTGTTGCCCACTAGTCGCCATCTCCACACATTCATCTATCACAAGGTTCATAAAGGGATCAAATCCCCGCAATATTCCTTGGACATGTCTGCCACCATTTAATTTCActattaaaaagggaaaaagacgTTTTAGATAAACTGTCCATTAGCTACCAAGCATTCACTAGAAATCAGGTGGGATAAAACACAAGTATTTGAGATGTTTGACCCACTATCCTTACTGTATGCCAAGAACTGggttaaacatttttgtatttacttccacattttaatttataagaatCCTAAAAAGTAGTATTATCCTTATAGGACAGAACTAAACTttagagctttttaaaatttttatgaagatgGGGGCCCccttacgttgcccaggctggtctccaactcctgagctcaaaggatccttctgctttggcttcccaaagtgctgggattacaggtgtaagccaccatgcccaagctTTTAAGTAACTGGGTTCATGGTTATACAGCTACTGTATGGCAGAAGTGAGACTCAAGCTGAAGGCTGCTTACTTCTAACACTCACGGTTTTTTCCCCCACATATATTTCAAGTACTGTGTGGGTCAGATTTTTAGATAAATTGAACAAATCTGTTATTCCTACATATTcccaagaaacaaaataattattcctTGTCTAAGTCCTTTGTAgcttgtttaaagaaaaaaggttgatAAATCCTGTTAATTTTGCCAGAGTGAAGAAAGGCTTATATAAGATAAAGTCTGAAGTCCTGTTAAATTCATTAAATATCAGAAATTAGGTAAATAAAATTGTCAAGTTAGGATTAAGTAATCTGTTTAATTAATGGATGTGAATTAGAGGTCCTGTgtgctttaaatttttataaagttgCTCCAAACATATTGCTAAGACACACGTAAAAAGCAattgaatgatttaaaaaaagtccaaaacaacaacaaacttacATGATAACTTCTTGTCCATaaatctgaaaaaggaaaagggtAAAGATTATataaccaattaaaaaaatttaagcataAACAAGTACATAAATAGGTATAGTTAAgataatttgctaaaatttatacaatgggaataatgaaatttaaaatagtaaaaatactaTATTGCTGTAAAGAGGGAGGGAGTAGGgcgaggtagctcatgcctgtaatcccagcactttaggaggctgaggtgggtgggctgcttgagctcaggagttgagaccatcctgggcaacatggtgaaaccccatctccaccaaaaatacaaaaattagctgggggtggtggcacgtgcctatggttccagctacttgggaggctgaggtcggagaatcactggagcctgcgaagttgaggctgcagtgagccatgaatgcgccactgcactccagcttgggcaatagagtgaaaacccgtctcaggtaaaaaaaaaaaaaaaaaaaaaagaagagagagagggggcaTAAAGGGTTACCTAAATTAGACATTCTACGACGCAAAGTAACTTGGAAAGAggaaagacaataaaaatgaaatatatttaaactatatTAATCTACATTAAGTATACTAATGTGAATTACGAAAACATTCTTATTGTTCAATACTATGTTGTTTCATTGAccgaagtttttttttttttttttaaagagatggagtctcactatgttcccaacctggtcttgaattcctggcttcaaaaaAATgctccctctcagcctcccaaagtgctgctgggattacacaggcatgagctaccacatctggtCTCACTGACCTAATTTTCAATGATTGGATTTTATAGtcataatagaaaaacaaagacttGCCTACATTTGGTTATTTCCAAAACTAAGTTGTAAAGACAGCAAACAGTAATCAAATCATATCcaattcaacaagtattttatatttgagatAAATAGTGTTCATTTAATGTTAAAGCATCAAGCATAAATGTTCAGGGTAGTCTTCAACATTTAAGTATACTTTAGTATAATAAATGCACATTTGAAACTTCAAACaatatgaattaaaagaaaattctattttagTGGAATACGAGAATACTAAGCCATGCAGTCAAACCAGTTTTTAACCTCTTCCATTTATAGGCCAGAAAACATGAAAtttcattcaaattttaaaatataaaaaaaaggggccgggcgcagtggctcaagcctgtaatcccagcactttgggaggccgagacgggcggatcacgaggtcaggagatcgagaccatcctggctaacacggtgaaaccccgtctctactaaaaatacaaaaactagccgggcgaggtggcgggcgcctgtagtcccagctactcgggaggctgaggcaggagaatggcgtaaacccaggaggcggagcttgcagtgagctgtgatcaggccactgcactccagtccgggcgacagagcgagactccgcctcaaaaaaaaaataaaataaaataaaaaaaataaaaaaatggaaaaaaaaagtttagtataTGGGCCATAAAGTGGGGCACTTAGTCAATTTTAATGTATGGGATTATCACGGGggaatgtaaatataaaacaagGAGCATGACTGAAGGAGGGAGTAGATACATTtacaagtaaaaatatatttatgggccacgtgcagtggctcacacctgtaatcccagcactttgggaggctgagacaggtgaatcacctgaggtcgggagttcaagaccagcctgacgaacatggagaaaccccgtctctactaaaaaaaaaaaaaaaaaaaaaaaatacaaaaattagccgggtgtggtggtgcatgcctgtaatcccagctatggggaggctgaggcaggagaattgcttgaacccaggaggcaacgGTTGccgtaagccgagattgtgccattgcactccagtctgggaaataagagcgaaactccatctcaaaaaaaaagaaaaaagaaaaaaaaaatatatatataaaatatatatatacacacatatatttatgaagTATGATGAACTGTATTTTAATAAGATACATAAAACATATCAAATATAACACAAGATCTTATACAATCTTTACAACGACTTTGAATGCAATTATGGTCTGTCATTTCTACCGTTTTTACAGATGGAGAACTAGGCTTGGAAAAGCTAAATCAATTTTTcgaagtcacacagcaagtcagagCAAACACAAATAGTTCAGTTTGACTGGAGAAGGGAACATGTAAGTATTAGCAGCTGTAAGGTTTGGCGTTTGAATGCTGGCTTAAGTATAGATTCAATTTTGCATACtgtgataaatttttttttttttttttttgagacggagtctcgctctgtcgctggggctggagtgcagtggccggatctcagctcactgcaagctctgcctcccgggtttacgccattctcccgcctcagcctccggagtagctgggactacaggcgtccgccacctcgcccggctagttttttgtattttttagtagagacggggtttcacagtgttagccaggatggtttcgatctcctgacctcgtgatccgcccgtctcggcctcccaaagtgctgggattacaggcttgagccaccgcgcctggcctttacTGTGATAAATTATTAAAGAT harbors:
- the SNRPG gene encoding small nuclear ribonucleoprotein G isoform X2 produces the protein MDKKLSLKLNGGRHVQGILRGFDPFMNLVIDECVEMATSGQQNNIGMVVIRGNSIIMLEALERV
- the SNRPG gene encoding small nuclear ribonucleoprotein G isoform X1; protein product: MSKAHPPELKKFMDKKLSLKLNGGRHVQGILRGFDPFMNLVIDECVEMATSGQQNNIGMVVIRGNSIIMLEALERV